The Candidatus Nomurabacteria bacterium genome segment CAACTCTGGCGAGGCCCAGCTTTTCTTAAAAGCTGGTAGCGTGCAACCGCTTGACGCAGCCAATAGTTATTTGGGGCTCGATAATATTAGTCTGCTAGATAGTGGTGATTTTATAGAGGCTGCTGGTACTGTTATTAAGACACAAACAGGCGAGCCTTCAGTAGAGGTTGCAAAATTACGCTTGCTTACCAAGAGTTTACGGCCCATGCCAACCAAGCAAGACGGCTTTACCAATAAAGAAGAGCGCCTGCGCCGACGTTATATAGACATTAATGTGAATGACGCTGTAAAGGCGCGGTTTATTCGTCGTAGTACATTTTGGCAGGCAACCAGAGATTATTTGAATGAACACGGCTTTATAGAAATTAATACGCCAGTACTAGAACATACGACAGGTGGCGCTGATGCTACGCCTTTTGTGACACACATGAATGCGCTTGACCAAGATTTTTACTTGCGTATCAGCCATGAACTACCACTAAAGCGGCTCATTGGTGCTGGGTACGAAAAGGTATATGATATTGGCCCACGGTTTCGGAACGAAAATTACAGCGATGAGCATTTGCCAGAACATATCGCGATGGAATGGTATTGGGCGTACGCCGATTGGCGTGATGGTATGCAATTTATGACAGACATGTATCGGTATGTCGCTAAGCAAACATTTGGCCGACTGCAGTTTACCATAGGTTCTATGCAAGTAGACTTGGCACAAGAGTGGGAAGAGTGGGATTATGCTACGGTTATTCAAGAACACTATGACTTAAACGTGTTTGATTGCACCCTAGACCAAGTGAAGGCAGCGCTTTCAGCTCACAAACTAGAAGTAGAAAAGACCGAAAATATCGCCCGAGGCATAGATAAGCTATGGAAGAATATTCGCAAAGACGTAGTTGGGCCGGTGTGGCTCGTAAATACGCCAACGTTTATTAGTCCGCTTAGTAAGAGCAATCCAAATAACCCTAACACCGTACAGCGCTTTCAGCCTATTATCGCTGGTAGTGAACTTGGTAATGGGTTTAGTGAGCTCAATGACCCACAAGACCAGTTGCAGCGGTTTTTAGAACAGCAAAAAATGCGTGATGCAGGTGACGAAGAAGCGATGATGCTTGATATCGATTACATTGAAATGCTCGAATATGGCATGCCACCAGCATGTGGCTGGGGATGGGCAGAGCGTGTTTTTTGGGTTCTAGAAGGTGTAAGTGCGCGTGAAGGTGTGCCGTTTCCACATTTGCGCCACGAAATAGACGACGTTACAAAAACCATCTATCCTGACATTAATCTTACATAAAAAAGGAGCCGACCGTACGTGAAGCACAAGCAATGCATCGTCATAGGCGCTGGTGTGGCAGGGCTTAGCAGTGCGGCTTTGCTTGCCAGTAAAGGCTACGATGTTATGGTTATCGAGCAAAGTAGCACCTACGGTGGTAAAGTGGGCGAACGTATGGTAGGGCACGCCTATTTTGACAGTGGTCCAAGTGTTTGCACCGACACACGTGTCATAGATTTGGTATACACAAAGTGTGGTAAAAACCCTAGAGATTATTGGCAGTACCAAAAATTGTTAGAAAACACAGCTTATTTTTGGCCTTCAGACGACACGCGCTATACGATGCCCATAGGCACGGCACGTATAGAAAGGTCAATTGTGCACACTTTTCATGAGCGGCCCAAAAAAGTACGGGCCTATTCAAAGCGTACCCAAGCGTTATATGCACTAACGGCACGCTATTATATAGACAGAAGGATTGCGCTGAAAACATTATTTCATCCAAAGGCATTTGTTGGTGCTATGAAATTACTGCCACTGCTTTTCAGTACGGTTAATACTCGCAATAGCCGTTATTTTTCTAACCCCAAGACAGTACAACTCTTTAACCGCTACGCTACGTACAGTGGTAGTAACCCATATAAAGCCCCAGCTGTATTGCAATTTGCCGCCATACCAGAACTAACCCAGGGTGTTTATTTTCCTGATGGAGGTATGCGGTCTATTGCGACAGGGCTATACAAACTCTGCGAAGATGTGGGGGTGAAGTTTTTGTTTAATAAAAAAATTACGTCTTTGCAGCAGAGCAATAATTTCGTAACGTCTGTTCGTGTTAATAAGCAACAATTTTTATGTGACACCTTACTATATAGTGGTGATGTTGTGCGCCTGTATGAACTACTTGGTGATACAACGCATAAACACAAGATTGCCCAAACTGAGCGTTCTACCTCTGCGATTGTTTTTTACTGGGAAGTACGCGGTACTTTTAAGCAATTTGGTTTACACAACGTTATTTTTAGCGATGATTACCAAAAAGAATATGCCCAATTGCAACGTGGCGAAATACCACAAGATCCAACGATATACTTGAATATCACCAGCAAAGTCGACCGCTCACATGCTGCAAAAGGTACCGAAAACTGGTTTGTCATGGTTAATGTACCCGCAGGTACAAAAGACGTTGCCATACTCGCTCTTAAGGATGTCGTTAAAGCCAAACTAGAAACGATGTTGGGCGGTTACATCACGATTTTACATGAACATACCATGAGCCCTACAGATATTGCTACGAGCACGGGTGCATGGCAAGGGGCGATTTACGGCCAAGCGAGTAATTCATTACAATCCTTGCTATTTAGGCCTAAAAATCATGCCAAAACACCGTACAATATATATAGGGTAGGTGGTACTGTGCATCCAGGTGGTGGAATACCTTTGGCGGTACGATCC includes the following:
- the crtI gene encoding phytoene desaturase — protein: MKHKQCIVIGAGVAGLSSAALLASKGYDVMVIEQSSTYGGKVGERMVGHAYFDSGPSVCTDTRVIDLVYTKCGKNPRDYWQYQKLLENTAYFWPSDDTRYTMPIGTARIERSIVHTFHERPKKVRAYSKRTQALYALTARYYIDRRIALKTLFHPKAFVGAMKLLPLLFSTVNTRNSRYFSNPKTVQLFNRYATYSGSNPYKAPAVLQFAAIPELTQGVYFPDGGMRSIATGLYKLCEDVGVKFLFNKKITSLQQSNNFVTSVRVNKQQFLCDTLLYSGDVVRLYELLGDTTHKHKIAQTERSTSAIVFYWEVRGTFKQFGLHNVIFSDDYQKEYAQLQRGEIPQDPTIYLNITSKVDRSHAAKGTENWFVMVNVPAGTKDVAILALKDVVKAKLETMLGGYITILHEHTMSPTDIATSTGAWQGAIYGQASNSLQSLLFRPKNHAKTPYNIYRVGGTVHPGGGIPLAVRSALITTDML
- a CDS encoding lysine--tRNA ligase: MATLKELRDERLRKLDDLHTLGVNPYPASSYRTHIATDVTNRYEETKGQTVTLAGRITSIRKFGKIAFIVIKDNSGEAQLFLKAGSVQPLDAANSYLGLDNISLLDSGDFIEAAGTVIKTQTGEPSVEVAKLRLLTKSLRPMPTKQDGFTNKEERLRRRYIDINVNDAVKARFIRRSTFWQATRDYLNEHGFIEINTPVLEHTTGGADATPFVTHMNALDQDFYLRISHELPLKRLIGAGYEKVYDIGPRFRNENYSDEHLPEHIAMEWYWAYADWRDGMQFMTDMYRYVAKQTFGRLQFTIGSMQVDLAQEWEEWDYATVIQEHYDLNVFDCTLDQVKAALSAHKLEVEKTENIARGIDKLWKNIRKDVVGPVWLVNTPTFISPLSKSNPNNPNTVQRFQPIIAGSELGNGFSELNDPQDQLQRFLEQQKMRDAGDEEAMMLDIDYIEMLEYGMPPACGWGWAERVFWVLEGVSAREGVPFPHLRHEIDDVTKTIYPDINLT